The proteins below are encoded in one region of Aspergillus nidulans FGSC A4 chromosome III:
- a CDS encoding putative integral membrane protein (transcript_id=CADANIAT00005317), translated as MTLIQSLIERDAAPEHHVDRSMQKWNYATQSLCIIFMTIFFGLRVYTRTSLQRNWEQEDWYCSAAWLLGVIYSAIALAMGHYGGGVHWDDVSEDNRTQFQKLTYVTMVMYGPTAFLTKLTLLWIVTRVFSPFKKWVIFIYVFLGLMLIYYIPAVIIKIRICMPISRFWNEEQPGSCMNRNAIIMADAVVSVVSDLIVLIMPLPLTMQLQMSKKKKLRVVGILGAGGLACASSIIRLVLIQLTGKSTDATIAFMRINMFGNAEIAIGVVCACLPALSALISRTYNEYSSNRYNSHESDYHLSEMRNTTKGTRVQGSRKMSVASDEGTLIANAQSKPKDNEVGIMRTVDISMSVASRD; from the exons ATGACCCTGATACAATCCCTGATCGAGCGTGATGCCGCTCCCGAGCACCATGTGGATAGGTCGATGCAGAAGTGGAACTACGCCACACAGTCACTGTGCATAATATTCATGACCATTTTTTTTGGGCTACGGGTCTACACTCGAACATCGTTGCAGAGGAATTGGGAGCAGGAGGACT GGTATTGCTCGGCGGCATGG TTGCTGGGCGTAATATACTCGGCTATTGCTCTGGCAA TGGGCCATTATGGCGGAGGTGTCCATTGGGATGATGTCTCTGAGGATAACCGCACGCAGTTCCAGAAG CTCACCTACGTAACAATGGTCATGTACGGACCTACCGCATTCTTAACCAAATTGACCCTTCTATGGATTGTGACCAGGGTTTTTAGCCCATTCAAGAAATGGGTCATCTTCATTTACGTCTTTCTGGGCTTGATGCTTATTTACTACATCCCcgccgtcatcatcaaaaTCCGCATCTGCATGCCAATCTCGAGATTCTGGAACGAAGAACAGCCCGGATCTTGCATGAATAGGAATGCCATAATCATGGCTGATGCTGTCGTCAGCGTCGTTAGCGACTTGATCGTCCTCATTATGCCTCTTCCCCTGACAATGCAGCTGCAAATGtccaaaaagaagaaactgaGAGTGGTCGGTATTCTGGGGGCGGGCGGGCTTGCTTGCGCCTCAAGTATCATTCGCCTTGTCCTCATTCAGTTGACCGGAAAGTCGACTGATGCTACTATTGCTTTTATGCGCATAAACATGTTCGG AAATGCTGAGATTGCCATCGGGGTTGTCTGCGCATGCTTGCCCGCTCTTTCCGCGTTGATTAGTCGAACATACAATGAATACAGCAGCAACAGGTACAATAGCCACGAATCAGACTATCACCTGAGTGAGATGCGGAATACGACGAAGGGCACTCGAGTGCAGGGCAGCAGGAAAATGAGTGTTGCATCGGATGAGGGTACCCTCATAGCGAATGCGCAGAGCAAACCCAAGGATAACGAAG